In Necator americanus strain Aroian chromosome IV, whole genome shotgun sequence, the following proteins share a genomic window:
- a CDS encoding hypothetical protein (NECATOR_CHRIV.G14622.T3) produces the protein MLDHLKAAAKITGDKMSVGAQKTKQIAKITGEKMKEGAQATKEATLDLHEGVKEMQAANDQAYKKEKNEDEKNNDQKDQKEK, from the exons AGCGGCTGCAA aaataaccGGTGACAAGATGAGTGTAGGGGCACAGAAAACGAAGCAAATAGCAA aaataactggagagaaaatgaaggaggGCGCCCAGGCAACGAAGGAAGCGACAC TTGATCTGCACGAGGGAGTAAAAGAAATGCAGGCCGCTA atGACCAGGCAtacaaaaaggagaaaaacgaagatgaaaagaataatGATCAAAAAGACcaaaaggaaaagtga
- a CDS encoding hypothetical protein (NECATOR_CHRIV.G14622.T2), which yields MLDHLKAAAKITGDKMSVGAQKTKQIAKITGEKMKEGAQATKEATLDLHEGVKEMQAANDYEQSMSADFHGTCELCRLQSL from the exons AGCGGCTGCAA aaataaccGGTGACAAGATGAGTGTAGGGGCACAGAAAACGAAGCAAATAGCAA aaataactggagagaaaatgaaggaggGCGCCCAGGCAACGAAGGAAGCGACAC TTGATCTGCACGAGGGAGTAAAAGAAATGCAGGCCGCTA ATGACTATGAACAAAGTATGAGCGCTGATTTTCACGGGACGTGCGAACTTTGCAGACTGCAATCACTCTGA
- a CDS encoding hypothetical protein (NECATOR_CHRIV.G14622.T1), with protein MSVGAQKTKQIAKITGEKMKEGAQATKEATLDLHEGVKEMQAANDQAYKKEKNEDEKNNDQKDQKEK; from the exons ATGAGTGTAGGGGCACAGAAAACGAAGCAAATAGCAA aaataactggagagaaaatgaaggaggGCGCCCAGGCAACGAAGGAAGCGACAC TTGATCTGCACGAGGGAGTAAAAGAAATGCAGGCCGCTA atGACCAGGCAtacaaaaaggagaaaaacgaagatgaaaagaataatGATCAAAAAGACcaaaaggaaaagtga